From Neobacillus sp. PS2-9, the proteins below share one genomic window:
- a CDS encoding serine hydrolase domain-containing protein, giving the protein MRKMITLVLCIWFSIFPVVTGQAAVNEEVDKMKQIDQYVRTEMKAAHIPGLSLGVVKGDQIVHLKGYGEEGTTTPQTPFILGSTTKSFTAMAAMKLVEEGKLDLDAPIQKYLPELEVPASITVENLLNQTSGISGAHKNAANTLTVNREHIGKVFEYSNENYKLLGEIIEAVTNRPYDEFIKKNIFSPLQMDHSFTSQTQAEQSGLAEGCRTWFGFNIRNKLPFDKEYVSAGYLISSAEDMTHFLIAQMNNGSYLNQTVVSKSSIDRMHQPSVKAPIMGKDSFYGMGWFQSPIDGLPSIRHSGEVPNYHSTMIIMPNEKYGIVLLANINNSLIISAMIEKIGEGVVNILVGKEPTHISPTRYYQTYMIMDAVVLIIVAMLYFHIKNIKKWQVGVSSGKFGMFKKWIFPLMVNIIFPIFILAQFPQMLGFTWSFLFNFVPDATSVVIGLAVILLLVGCVKVCIVLVVLNKRREKSFTLKEIPQK; this is encoded by the coding sequence ATGAGAAAAATGATTACTTTAGTTTTATGTATTTGGTTTTCAATATTTCCAGTTGTAACAGGGCAGGCAGCGGTAAATGAGGAAGTGGATAAAATGAAACAAATAGATCAGTATGTTCGAACGGAAATGAAAGCCGCCCATATACCAGGTCTTTCACTAGGAGTGGTCAAAGGTGATCAAATCGTCCATCTTAAGGGATATGGTGAAGAAGGAACTACCACGCCACAAACACCTTTTATTCTAGGTTCAACTACGAAATCATTTACGGCAATGGCGGCGATGAAGCTAGTGGAAGAGGGAAAGCTGGATTTAGATGCACCAATTCAAAAATATTTACCTGAGTTAGAGGTACCTGCTTCAATTACTGTAGAAAATCTTCTTAACCAAACAAGCGGTATTTCCGGTGCCCACAAGAATGCGGCAAACACGTTGACAGTGAACCGAGAACATATCGGGAAAGTTTTTGAGTATTCAAATGAAAATTACAAACTACTAGGTGAGATTATTGAAGCGGTGACGAATCGCCCTTACGATGAGTTTATTAAGAAGAATATCTTTTCTCCGCTTCAAATGGATCATAGCTTTACATCACAAACACAGGCTGAACAGAGTGGCTTAGCGGAAGGCTGCCGAACCTGGTTTGGTTTTAATATTCGAAACAAGCTACCATTTGACAAGGAATATGTCTCAGCTGGATATCTAATTTCCAGTGCAGAGGATATGACACATTTTTTGATTGCCCAAATGAATAACGGTAGCTACTTGAATCAAACAGTTGTCTCAAAATCAAGCATTGATAGGATGCATCAACCAAGTGTGAAAGCACCGATAATGGGTAAGGACAGTTTTTACGGAATGGGCTGGTTCCAATCACCAATCGATGGTTTACCATCCATTAGACATTCAGGCGAAGTGCCAAATTATCATTCAACGATGATTATTATGCCGAATGAAAAATACGGTATTGTCCTGTTAGCTAATATAAATAATTCACTTATTATTTCAGCTATGATTGAAAAAATCGGTGAAGGGGTGGTGAATATTCTAGTTGGGAAGGAGCCAACACATATTTCACCAACAAGGTATTATCAGACATATATGATTATGGATGCTGTTGTGTTAATTATTGTAGCAATGCTCTATTTTCATATTAAAAATATCAAGAAATGGCAGGTCGGTGTTAGTAGCGGTAAATTTGGCATGTTTAAAAAATGGATATTCCCACTAATGGTTAATATTATTTTTCCAATCTTTATTTTAGCGCAATTCCCGCAGATGCTAGGCTTTACCTGGTCTTTCTTATTCAATTTTGTTCCAGATGCTACGAGTGTAGTAATAGGTCTTGCGGTTATTCTTCTGCTTGTGGGATGTGTAAAAGTCTGTATCGTGTTGGTTGTTTTGAACAAAAGAAGAGAGAAATCATTTACTTTGAAGGAAATTCCTCAAAAGTAA
- a CDS encoding GNAT family N-acetyltransferase, translated as MKVEYLGPGRVADFVAYCKKHKVDLDDSFLYDDHLEKFQPNEENPTYILTNQEGELIAAASLMINEYHRRGRKARFRIFHSEADNIESYNLLMQEMVKKTSGLDEVFLFVPFANEKLAKFMEQLKFTAERYTFLLVRGDEVIPDFTVPEGYEIRPYRLGVDEEAWCTVRNAGFANLKGSETPQTPDMVAKMMAKNDYIEGASLILYHKDRPVGVIRGAVDEYEDAPIMNIGPIAIVPEYQGKGLGRILLRYLLHFAKQISYDRTILCVNAENERAKALYIQEGFKQVDGVTCYTFQL; from the coding sequence ATGAAAGTAGAATATTTAGGCCCTGGGAGAGTGGCAGATTTTGTTGCGTATTGTAAGAAACACAAAGTGGACTTAGATGATTCGTTTTTGTATGACGACCATCTAGAAAAATTTCAACCCAATGAAGAAAATCCGACCTACATCCTAACTAATCAGGAGGGAGAATTAATCGCTGCTGCCTCACTGATGATAAATGAATATCATCGTCGTGGTAGGAAAGCACGTTTCAGGATTTTTCATTCAGAAGCGGACAATATCGAGAGCTATAACCTATTAATGCAGGAAATGGTAAAGAAGACAAGCGGCTTGGATGAAGTCTTTTTGTTCGTCCCATTTGCAAATGAAAAATTGGCTAAGTTTATGGAACAATTGAAATTTACGGCGGAACGATACACCTTTTTACTTGTAAGAGGTGATGAGGTGATTCCGGACTTCACCGTGCCTGAGGGGTATGAAATTCGACCCTACCGATTAGGAGTGGATGAAGAAGCTTGGTGTACGGTTCGAAACGCTGGCTTCGCCAATCTAAAGGGGAGTGAAACACCACAAACTCCAGATATGGTGGCGAAAATGATGGCAAAGAATGATTATATTGAAGGGGCTTCCTTAATCCTTTATCACAAAGATCGACCTGTAGGAGTCATTCGCGGGGCTGTCGATGAATATGAGGATGCACCGATTATGAATATTGGTCCGATTGCGATTGTGCCAGAATACCAAGGAAAAGGCTTGGGAAGGATCCTCCTCCGATATTTATTGCATTTTGCCAAACAAATTTCATATGACAGGACAATCCTGTGTGTGAACGCCGAAAATGAAAGGGCCAAAGCATTATATATTCAAGAGGGTTTTAAACAAGTCGATGGAGTAACCTGTTATACCTTTCAATTGTAA
- a CDS encoding ATP-binding protein, translating into MNNQLSLIYVFFSLSVFFILLFLYSLPKKNHPYLLYFGLFLATMSINLLGVWQLNKALGYLTLLKYASYGAGTFFLLFYEQIFGQGLHKINQKLWQLHLLCWGMIILLSLSSIVRLEASFFPYSILNIATVIYIAIITISKAHSGNNDAKIFTLGLLSLILTLIIDISLAIKISNYAPSQTTTWGLLVFTCCLTAILLKRYIARGSEFIYETFTFHQDPIELKMKADSMVLHTLKNEINRLFYLNERSKRIVSSKDDSIRELLVKNFEAMDESLSHMNEMILAVKKTDNVVLNLRNHSFNEVVFEAVSNFQAGIDNSIELEVKADDSINLEIDPLHVKECVLNLLSNSLEAIEHSNGKIRISLYRQGHEAVLQVSDNGKGIHPDHIQDVITPLFTTKKTVSHHGVGLYYVYYVVNKHGGTLSIPYSELRKGTTIQVRMPLKKTTTRIRRVNTFEKNKSHAG; encoded by the coding sequence GTGAATAACCAACTTTCTTTAATATATGTCTTCTTTAGCCTGAGTGTCTTTTTCATCCTTTTATTTCTATATTCATTACCTAAGAAGAACCATCCGTATCTCTTGTACTTCGGATTGTTCCTTGCAACAATGTCGATTAACTTATTAGGTGTATGGCAACTAAATAAAGCCTTAGGATATTTAACCTTATTAAAATATGCCTCCTATGGTGCTGGAACTTTTTTCTTGCTTTTTTACGAACAAATTTTTGGTCAAGGACTTCATAAAATCAATCAGAAATTATGGCAACTACATTTGTTATGCTGGGGGATGATCATCTTGCTATCCCTTTCATCCATAGTTCGTCTCGAAGCAAGCTTTTTTCCATACAGCATTCTAAACATTGCAACCGTAATTTATATTGCTATTATCACCATCTCAAAGGCCCATTCTGGTAATAACGATGCGAAAATCTTCACTCTCGGGCTGCTCAGTTTGATTCTTACACTTATCATCGATATCTCTTTAGCTATCAAAATATCAAACTATGCTCCATCGCAGACTACCACTTGGGGATTACTTGTATTTACTTGTTGCCTTACCGCCATTTTACTTAAACGCTACATAGCAAGGGGATCAGAATTTATTTATGAGACATTTACTTTCCATCAAGACCCCATTGAACTAAAAATGAAAGCCGACTCCATGGTTTTGCATACGTTAAAAAATGAAATTAACCGTCTTTTTTATCTAAATGAACGCAGCAAACGGATTGTTTCCTCGAAAGACGATTCGATAAGAGAGCTCCTCGTGAAAAATTTCGAGGCGATGGATGAATCATTATCCCATATGAATGAAATGATTTTAGCAGTGAAAAAAACCGATAATGTGGTCTTGAATCTTCGTAATCACTCATTTAATGAGGTTGTTTTTGAAGCAGTATCCAACTTTCAAGCAGGAATAGATAATTCAATTGAGCTGGAAGTGAAGGCAGATGATTCCATCAACTTAGAGATTGACCCATTACATGTAAAAGAATGCGTTTTGAACCTCTTATCCAATAGTTTAGAGGCTATTGAACACTCAAATGGAAAAATACGAATCTCCCTTTACCGTCAAGGGCATGAGGCTGTGTTACAAGTATCTGATAATGGAAAAGGAATTCATCCGGATCATATACAGGATGTAATTACTCCATTATTTACAACGAAGAAAACAGTTTCTCATCATGGTGTGGGCCTTTACTATGTGTATTATGTTGTCAATAAACACGGGGGAACACTTTCAATTCCATACTCAGAATTGAGGAAGGGCACAACCATTCAGGTTCGAATGCCGCTTAAGAAAACCACCACAAGAATACGGAGAGTGAATACATTTGAAAAAAATAAAAGTCATGCTGGTTGA
- a CDS encoding vanadium-dependent haloperoxidase has product MGFKKAKLKDIFSYTKRLQRAFKIRNETALYYKKLSKVEHPSNGDERRYPNKIASYIKAFPQNMLGEVDLCAYDKYLEAIETGEPEDFEKIPLGGERKLVDPQSAYSFDLVGPDSHQMVCPPPPAFHSEEFASEMVELYWQALTRDIPFNDYHSNPLTIAAAEELSTLTKFHGPKINGQVTPKTLFRQDFPGALEGPYISQFLWKEFPFIATKIVQKYKTTLVGDDHLTNYEDWLAVQTGKPLPSSNTYDSTPRYIRNGRDLGEFVHKDYSLESGLAPCLILLSYGPGALDMCNPYLKSKTQVGFSSFGSAHVLDFVLRAVRPALDAAWCQKWLVHRRIRPEEFGGRIHHKLTGDANYPIHPVVLNSNALSKTYEKYKTYLLPQAFAEACPTHPEYPSGHATFIGAMVTMLKAFFNESFVITDPVVASSDGLSLESYDGTLTVGGELNKLAYNIAIGRNTAGVHFRSSAINGMLLGEEVAIGILRDYQTTYNEEFEGFKLTKFDGTKITI; this is encoded by the coding sequence ATGGGTTTTAAGAAAGCAAAGTTGAAAGATATTTTTTCATATACTAAACGACTTCAAAGGGCTTTTAAAATTCGTAATGAAACAGCTTTATACTATAAAAAGCTTTCTAAAGTGGAACATCCTAGTAACGGGGATGAAAGGAGATACCCAAATAAAATTGCGAGTTATATTAAAGCATTCCCGCAGAATATGCTCGGTGAAGTGGACCTCTGTGCATATGATAAATATCTAGAAGCAATTGAGACAGGAGAACCTGAAGATTTTGAAAAGATCCCACTTGGAGGTGAAAGAAAGCTAGTTGATCCCCAATCTGCTTATTCATTTGATTTAGTCGGACCAGATAGTCACCAAATGGTTTGCCCACCACCACCAGCCTTTCACAGTGAAGAGTTTGCATCTGAAATGGTTGAGTTATACTGGCAAGCACTAACACGTGATATCCCCTTTAATGACTATCATTCCAATCCTCTTACTATTGCCGCTGCAGAAGAACTTTCTACATTGACAAAATTTCATGGGCCAAAAATTAATGGACAAGTCACTCCTAAGACTCTTTTTAGACAAGATTTCCCTGGAGCTTTAGAGGGGCCATATATTTCGCAGTTTCTATGGAAGGAATTTCCTTTTATTGCCACAAAGATTGTCCAAAAGTATAAAACAACACTAGTAGGGGATGACCATTTAACGAACTATGAGGATTGGCTAGCTGTTCAAACGGGCAAACCACTCCCTAGCAGTAACACTTATGATTCCACCCCAAGATATATTCGAAATGGCCGAGACTTAGGAGAGTTTGTACACAAAGATTATTCGTTAGAAAGTGGACTAGCTCCTTGTTTAATTCTTCTTAGTTACGGACCTGGGGCATTGGATATGTGTAATCCATACCTCAAATCTAAAACTCAAGTTGGATTTTCCAGCTTTGGTTCAGCTCATGTTTTAGATTTTGTTCTAAGAGCTGTTCGACCTGCATTAGATGCCGCTTGGTGCCAAAAATGGCTTGTCCACCGGCGGATTCGTCCGGAGGAGTTCGGTGGCCGAATTCACCACAAATTGACGGGTGACGCTAACTATCCCATTCATCCAGTAGTACTCAATTCAAACGCATTATCAAAAACCTATGAAAAATATAAAACTTACCTGCTGCCTCAAGCTTTTGCTGAGGCCTGTCCTACACATCCGGAATATCCTTCTGGTCATGCCACATTTATTGGGGCGATGGTGACTATGTTAAAAGCATTCTTTAACGAATCATTTGTTATTACTGATCCGGTTGTTGCGAGCAGTGACGGCCTCTCGTTAGAATCGTATGATGGAACACTTACAGTTGGCGGGGAATTGAACAAACTTGCCTATAATATTGCGATTGGTCGAAATACAGCTGGGGTTCACTTCCGGAGTAGCGCGATCAATGGGATGTTGCTTGGAGAAGAGGTAGCAATTGGAATTCTTCGTGACTACCAAACAACATATAATGAGGAATTCGAAGGATTTAAACTCACGAAATTTGATGGGACAAAGATTACTATTTAA
- a CDS encoding NlpC/P60 family protein, translated as MIRKMLITLSFAIVLIATGNEFSIHTVHAESITNLQSQTIPSQSTPPISPTTVETEIPNFQGNLVNAQEHMKRVYEAIQANNVEILKNENYSKLAKAEVEKLENETKALKESMEKRKDILRDRALSYQHTDMHVSYLDVLLGSTSLSDFVERVGAVAAIAEADRTLLEQQEKEQQELDNKKISLEKKLTELANIKNNLETLKAHLVKQKNEYVLLNKQVKEESRKKEAAQTYINVFPSKSNDYISTVINAGKKYIGNSNYVFGGGRSASDIARGRFDCSGFVHWAFAQAGVNIGSTTSAIRNDGRQISPQEMQPGDLVFFDTYKKDGHVGIYIGDGKFIGSQTSTGVAIADMTQGYWKNAFKGRVVRI; from the coding sequence TTGATCAGAAAGATGTTAATCACACTGAGCTTTGCCATTGTGCTAATAGCAACTGGTAACGAATTTTCCATACATACAGTTCATGCCGAATCGATAACTAATTTACAAAGTCAAACCATTCCATCGCAGTCAACTCCTCCTATAAGCCCAACAACAGTTGAAACAGAAATTCCCAACTTTCAAGGAAACTTAGTCAATGCACAGGAACATATGAAGCGCGTTTATGAGGCAATCCAGGCCAATAATGTAGAGATCCTCAAGAACGAAAACTATAGTAAACTAGCAAAGGCAGAAGTGGAAAAACTTGAAAATGAAACGAAGGCTTTAAAGGAAAGTATGGAAAAACGGAAGGATATTTTAAGGGACCGTGCTCTTTCCTATCAACATACTGATATGCATGTCTCCTACCTTGACGTGCTGCTTGGTTCTACGAGTTTAAGTGATTTTGTGGAACGGGTTGGTGCAGTCGCAGCTATTGCAGAAGCCGACCGAACTCTTTTGGAGCAGCAGGAAAAGGAACAGCAGGAATTGGATAACAAAAAAATTTCTCTAGAAAAAAAACTTACTGAACTGGCCAATATAAAAAACAACTTAGAGACGTTAAAGGCTCACCTGGTCAAACAAAAGAACGAATACGTTTTGTTAAATAAACAAGTTAAAGAGGAATCGAGAAAAAAGGAAGCTGCTCAAACCTACATAAATGTTTTTCCAAGCAAATCAAATGATTACATAAGTACGGTCATTAATGCAGGCAAGAAGTACATTGGGAACTCGAATTATGTTTTTGGCGGCGGTAGAAGTGCAAGTGATATTGCTCGGGGTAGATTTGATTGCTCTGGCTTTGTACATTGGGCTTTTGCGCAGGCTGGTGTTAATATTGGCAGTACTACATCCGCAATTAGAAATGACGGCAGGCAGATTTCCCCTCAGGAAATGCAGCCAGGTGATCTCGTTTTTTTTGATACGTATAAAAAAGACGGACATGTCGGTATCTATATCGGCGATGGCAAGTTTATCGGTTCGCAAACCTCAACCGGTGTTGCCATCGCTGATATGACACAAGGATATTGGAAAAATGCCTTTAAAGGACGGGTTGTGCGGATTTAA
- a CDS encoding IS3 family transposase (programmed frameshift), producing MSKFTIEEKLEAVIRYHQGSEGVKFIAKSIGVHHTVLLNWIKQYEHHGEDAFKNPYTSYTTEFKLDVLNYIKETGTSIRETAAIFNIATHSTIQKWLKGFESNGIDALKTTQKGRSPMKKETNKPQPVEGSDEALRAENERLRMEIAYLKKLQGLNSRKGKITEQDKAQIIYELRHEFKVIDLVKVAGMARSTYYYWVKQMDRPDKYKEVKELIQEIFDEHQGRYGYRRITLELRKRDLKINHKTVRHMMNEMGIKCLVRMKKYRSYRGNVGKIAPNILERNFKASKPNEKWVTDVTEFHLHGEKLYLSPVLDLYNGEIIAYNIEKRPVYLLVSKMLDKAFERLAEGDAPILHSDQGWHYQMKHYQHALKEHGITQSMSRKGNYLDNAVMENFFGLLKSELLYLKDFESMEHFKVELEKYIYYYNHKRIKVKLEGMSPVQYRTHAQVAA from the exons ATGTCTAAATTTACTATTGAGGAAAAACTAGAAGCAGTTATTCGATATCACCAGGGATCGGAAGGGGTAAAATTTATAGCTAAATCCATAGGAGTACATCATACTGTCTTACTAAATTGGATAAAACAATATGAACACCACGGTGAAGATGCCTTTAAAAATCCCTATACATCCTACACAACAGAGTTTAAACTAGACGTACTAAATTATATAAAAGAGACAGGGACGTCTATAAGGGAAACTGCTGCAATTTTTAATATTGCAACACATAGCACCATTCAAAAATGGTTAAAAGGTTTCGAATCAAATGGAATAGATGCCCTAAAAACAACACAAAAGGGGCGTTCACCTATGAAAAAGGAAACAAACAAACCTCAACCAGTGGAAGGATCTGACGAAGCACTAAGAGCTGAAAATGAGCGTTTACGTATGGAGATTGCTTACTTAAAAAAGTTACAAG GCCTTAATTCAAGAAAAGGAAAAATTACAGAACAGGACAAAGCGCAAATAATCTATGAATTAAGGCATGAATTTAAAGTAATCGATCTAGTAAAGGTCGCTGGTATGGCGCGTAGTACGTATTACTATTGGGTTAAACAAATGGATCGTCCAGATAAGTATAAGGAGGTCAAAGAATTGATTCAGGAGATCTTTGATGAACATCAAGGACGTTATGGATATCGTCGAATCACATTAGAATTGCGTAAACGGGACTTAAAAATTAATCATAAAACAGTCCGACATATGATGAATGAAATGGGGATAAAATGTCTTGTACGCATGAAAAAATATCGTTCTTATCGTGGAAATGTAGGGAAAATTGCCCCTAATATTTTGGAGCGCAATTTTAAAGCGTCAAAGCCAAATGAGAAGTGGGTAACAGATGTAACAGAATTCCATTTACACGGAGAAAAGCTATATTTATCCCCCGTTTTAGATTTATACAACGGAGAAATCATCGCTTATAACATAGAAAAACGTCCTGTTTATCTACTTGTTTCAAAAATGTTGGACAAAGCTTTTGAGCGTTTAGCAGAGGGAGACGCCCCCATTCTCCATTCTGACCAAGGTTGGCACTATCAAATGAAGCATTACCAACATGCATTAAAAGAACATGGTATTACTCAAAGTATGTCACGTAAGGGGAATTATTTAGATAATGCGGTCATGGAGAATTTCTTTGGCCTATTAAAGTCTGAACTACTCTATTTAAAAGATTTTGAAAGTATGGAGCATTTTAAAGTAGAATTAGAGAAATATATTTATTACTATAATCACAAACGAATTAAGGTAAAACTAGAGGGCATGAGTCCAGTCCAATACCGAACTCATGCCCAAGTAGCTGCCTAA
- a CDS encoding YciI family protein, with the protein MEEFVYVIRPKREHFIETMTDEENAIMGKHFDYLKDLLAQEKLILAGPCLDGAMGICILRSESWDAAQKIMENDPAVVEGVMNCELHKYRVSLMEGRK; encoded by the coding sequence ATGGAAGAGTTTGTTTATGTAATAAGACCGAAGCGGGAACATTTTATTGAGACAATGACTGATGAGGAAAATGCTATTATGGGGAAGCATTTTGATTATTTAAAGGATCTTTTAGCACAGGAAAAACTAATCCTTGCAGGTCCATGCCTGGATGGCGCCATGGGAATTTGTATTTTACGTTCAGAATCATGGGATGCTGCGCAGAAGATCATGGAGAATGATCCTGCTGTTGTTGAAGGTGTCATGAATTGTGAATTACATAAATACCGTGTTTCCTTAATGGAAGGGCGGAAATAA
- a CDS encoding bile acid:sodium symporter family protein, which yields MKTLEKISQFVGNTFAIWVLLFAALAFFSPAAFTWIAPHISLLLGIIMFGMGLTLSGNDFKEVFKRPKDVAIGVLGQFLIMPLLAFLLAKGLNLSPEIAVGVILVGCCPGGTASNVMTFLSKGDVALSVTITSITTLLAPLVTPALILLLASEWIPVDPGGLFLSIVKIVLFPIILGVVVKRLFNKQAQASVKVLPLVSIIAIVAIVTAVVSVSQQAIAKTGLIIFAVVVLHNCLGYLLGYAFGKMFKMDLSKKKAVAIEVGMQNSGLGAAIAATHFSPLAAVPSAIFSVWHNISGPILATIFSRMKDDKESTSVNADQSLAK from the coding sequence ATGAAAACGTTAGAAAAGATCAGTCAGTTTGTCGGCAATACTTTTGCCATCTGGGTGCTATTATTTGCTGCACTAGCATTTTTTTCGCCCGCGGCCTTTACGTGGATCGCTCCACACATCTCGTTATTATTAGGAATCATCATGTTTGGAATGGGTTTAACCCTATCTGGCAACGACTTTAAAGAAGTATTTAAGCGTCCAAAAGATGTTGCCATTGGCGTATTGGGTCAATTTTTAATCATGCCACTCCTTGCTTTTTTATTAGCAAAGGGCCTGAATTTATCCCCTGAAATTGCTGTTGGAGTAATTTTAGTCGGCTGCTGTCCTGGCGGAACCGCTTCAAACGTCATGACCTTTCTCTCTAAGGGTGATGTTGCCTTAAGCGTTACCATTACATCGATCACCACCCTTCTTGCTCCACTTGTAACACCTGCACTAATTTTATTACTAGCAAGCGAATGGATTCCTGTCGATCCCGGCGGCCTATTCTTATCAATTGTAAAAATCGTGTTATTCCCGATTATCCTTGGTGTTGTGGTAAAGAGGTTATTCAATAAACAAGCCCAAGCTAGCGTAAAGGTTCTACCGCTTGTTTCGATAATTGCAATCGTTGCGATTGTCACAGCTGTAGTATCAGTTAGCCAGCAGGCCATTGCTAAGACAGGCTTAATCATTTTTGCAGTAGTTGTTCTACATAATTGCCTTGGTTATTTATTAGGCTATGCTTTCGGAAAAATGTTCAAGATGGATTTATCAAAGAAAAAAGCGGTGGCAATAGAGGTTGGGATGCAAAATTCTGGTTTAGGTGCAGCCATAGCAGCTACACACTTCTCTCCACTAGCAGCTGTACCAAGTGCCATTTTCAGTGTTTGGCATAATATCTCAGGGCCAATCTTAGCAACTATCTTCAGCCGAATGAAAGACGACAAAGAATCAACATCTGTAAATGCAGATCAATCCTTAGCAAAATAG
- a CDS encoding GDSL-type esterase/lipase family protein, whose amino-acid sequence MKIVKYLFISVLIIGLGISAWVYYPQYQIYKMKKQTTVAVSHKANQLTYLHYFQNAKTPGLHQLAIGDSIIRGVGAGQDENFVSQFSTKLAQQTNKEITFENQGINGITSGELNQLVQEGRFDESIKQSDIITINIGGNDILRMAKGQNFRTVIQDYDQLQASFSKNLSDLSDRISTLNPKATIVFLELYNPISPDDQMYSLADKLLPKWNLHIYEVANNIPGSIVIETTKVINGDHLQNLSSDGVHPNVAGYTAISEQILYQLKHQVRKSSV is encoded by the coding sequence ATGAAAATAGTAAAATATCTTTTTATATCAGTTTTAATTATTGGTCTTGGCATTTCTGCATGGGTCTATTACCCTCAGTACCAAATATACAAAATGAAAAAACAAACTACAGTTGCGGTTAGTCATAAAGCCAACCAACTCACCTATCTCCATTATTTTCAAAATGCTAAAACACCTGGTCTGCACCAACTGGCCATCGGGGATTCGATTATTCGCGGAGTCGGCGCTGGACAGGATGAAAACTTTGTCAGTCAATTTTCTACCAAATTAGCTCAACAGACAAACAAAGAGATTACCTTTGAAAATCAAGGAATTAATGGAATTACGAGTGGTGAATTAAACCAACTTGTCCAGGAAGGCCGATTTGACGAATCGATTAAACAATCTGATATTATCACCATCAATATTGGCGGCAATGATATTCTCAGAATGGCCAAGGGGCAAAATTTTCGAACGGTTATTCAAGACTATGACCAGCTACAAGCCTCTTTTTCAAAAAATTTGAGTGATCTTTCTGATCGGATTTCTACTTTGAATCCGAAAGCTACCATTGTATTTTTAGAATTGTATAATCCCATCTCCCCTGATGATCAAATGTATTCTCTTGCGGATAAATTGCTGCCAAAATGGAATCTTCATATCTATGAAGTAGCTAACAATATTCCAGGATCCATCGTTATTGAAACAACAAAAGTTATTAATGGAGACCATTTACAAAACCTCTCCTCAGATGGTGTCCATCCAAATGTTGCTGGATATACCGCGATTTCCGAACAAATTTTGTATCAGCTGAAACATCAAGTTAGAAAAAGCTCTGTATAA
- a CDS encoding response regulator transcription factor → MKKIKVMLVEDDPRWQRDIVDDLEKESDLEVVRVVSSKEEALETAKDIEMDVILMDINLTENNLDGIEATLEIFSLGKEIKIIMLTALGDRDTIVKAIEYGAVNYVNKSSFLDILECIREAYRNEVSLHPDATGAILREIRLKSLTPMEKNIYTLKEEGYTRPQMAQYFHTTLDTIGTHMKNISRKLKRRK, encoded by the coding sequence TTGAAAAAAATAAAAGTCATGCTGGTTGAAGATGACCCAAGATGGCAAAGGGATATTGTTGATGACCTTGAAAAGGAATCCGATTTGGAAGTGGTTAGAGTTGTTTCATCAAAAGAAGAGGCCCTTGAAACAGCGAAAGATATTGAAATGGATGTCATTCTCATGGATATCAATCTGACGGAAAATAATCTGGATGGGATCGAGGCAACACTCGAGATCTTCAGCTTGGGAAAAGAAATTAAAATTATTATGTTAACAGCCTTAGGGGATCGGGATACGATTGTGAAAGCAATCGAGTACGGGGCTGTCAATTATGTGAATAAGTCTAGTTTTCTAGATATCCTGGAATGTATCCGGGAGGCTTATCGTAACGAGGTGTCCTTGCATCCCGATGCAACCGGGGCGATACTTCGTGAAATTCGCTTAAAATCACTCACGCCGATGGAGAAAAATATATATACGCTAAAGGAAGAAGGGTACACACGCCCACAGATGGCACAGTATTTTCATACCACATTAGATACAATTGGAACACATATGAAAAATATTTCGCGAAAACTAAAACGTCGGAAGTAG